A DNA window from Halorussus salinus contains the following coding sequences:
- a CDS encoding DUF3800 domain-containing protein: MELYGDESGHLRSLLEGDEDLFVLAVVAGEAERCIRCPKRTVRNVTNIEEAKWSELTDTQRRRMVECLIECEQDLSFGYVTIDQSALLQLQAHYRLYEDDLRYAWDLCVIADCYASIIGELLQDRSGHIFTFDRLFSKKMSGRIIETMTETTPELKVRHEDSRKVTGIQTADCFAGAVRADRLQGQNWLDQFEEVSDVTESALVTVEERLLGAKTGP, from the coding sequence ATGGAACTCTACGGTGACGAATCGGGGCATCTCCGCTCTCTATTGGAAGGTGACGAAGACCTATTCGTGCTAGCGGTCGTCGCCGGAGAGGCAGAGCGCTGTATCCGATGTCCAAAGCGGACTGTTCGGAACGTCACTAATATCGAGGAAGCAAAGTGGAGTGAACTGACGGACACGCAACGACGGCGGATGGTTGAGTGCTTGATCGAGTGTGAACAAGATTTGTCGTTTGGGTACGTGACGATTGACCAAAGTGCCTTACTTCAGTTGCAAGCCCATTACCGTCTCTACGAAGACGACCTGAGGTACGCTTGGGACCTGTGTGTAATTGCCGACTGTTACGCTAGTATCATTGGAGAGCTTCTGCAAGACAGAAGCGGCCACATATTCACTTTCGACCGGCTTTTCTCAAAGAAAATGTCTGGGAGAATCATCGAGACGATGACCGAGACGACGCCAGAACTCAAAGTCCGTCACGAGGATTCACGGAAAGTAACTGGTATACAGACAGCAGATTGTTTCGCGGGCGCAGTCCGGGCCGACCGGTTGCAGGGGCAGAATTGGTTAGACCAATTTGAGGAGGTAAGCGATGTGACCGAGTCCGCACTTGTAACTGTCGAGGAACGGTTGCTCGGCGCAAAAACCGGCCCGTGA
- a CDS encoding Gfo/Idh/MocA family protein, whose protein sequence is MNFGVLSTANIGRAAVVPAIRETDHDLLAVASRDEEAADAFADEFGIPRAYGSYEELLADDELDAVYNPLPNALHAEWTKKAADAGLHVLCEKPLAVDAAEAREVGEYCDERGVTLMEAFMYRYHPRTERVVELVRDELGAVRSVKSTFQFPMDDPQNVRLDPDLAGGSLMDVGCYAVSAARLLLGEPDRAYATTHDAGDYGVDTKLAGVLEYQNGLTAEVSCGFETDDAQWYRVEAEDGWLEAREAFVPRDDEGVEIEYEVDGRHVVETFEPTDQYRLEVEQFAACVGSGESPRTDADEAVRNMATIDALYESAERGASVAVERP, encoded by the coding sequence ATGAACTTCGGCGTCCTCAGCACCGCCAACATCGGGAGGGCGGCGGTCGTCCCGGCGATTCGAGAGACCGACCACGACCTCCTCGCGGTCGCGTCCCGCGACGAGGAGGCGGCCGACGCGTTCGCGGACGAGTTCGGGATTCCGCGGGCCTACGGTTCCTACGAGGAACTGCTCGCAGACGACGAGTTGGACGCGGTGTACAACCCGCTCCCGAACGCGCTCCACGCCGAGTGGACGAAGAAGGCCGCCGACGCTGGTCTGCACGTCCTCTGCGAGAAGCCGCTCGCAGTCGATGCGGCCGAGGCCCGCGAGGTGGGCGAGTACTGCGACGAGCGCGGCGTCACCCTGATGGAGGCGTTCATGTACCGCTACCACCCGCGGACCGAGCGCGTGGTCGAACTCGTCCGCGACGAGTTGGGCGCGGTTCGGTCGGTGAAATCGACGTTCCAGTTCCCGATGGACGACCCCCAGAACGTCCGGCTCGACCCGGACCTCGCGGGTGGGAGCCTGATGGACGTGGGGTGTTACGCGGTCAGCGCGGCCCGGCTTCTCCTCGGGGAACCCGACCGCGCGTACGCGACGACCCACGACGCGGGCGACTACGGCGTGGACACGAAGTTGGCCGGGGTGTTGGAGTACCAGAACGGCCTCACTGCGGAGGTGTCCTGCGGCTTCGAGACCGACGACGCCCAGTGGTACCGCGTCGAGGCCGAGGACGGATGGCTCGAAGCCCGCGAGGCGTTCGTCCCGCGGGACGACGAGGGCGTCGAAATCGAGTACGAAGTAGACGGTCGCCACGTCGTCGAGACGTTCGAGCCGACCGACCAGTACCGACTAGAGGTCGAACAGTTCGCGGCGTGCGTCGGGTCGGGCGAGTCGCCCCGGACCGACGCC
- a CDS encoding topoisomerase DNA-binding C4 zinc finger domain-containing protein: protein MTRIHVYAGDCTTTYHGGDGPRRERGRVVVVHKPDGTLLVHDAEGYQPVAWLTRANAVHRETDGEGGFGLVAVKDGERLRVESRADADHASYGATAAGTEVGDCPDCAGLLVRARGAVSCLDCSGEYGLPRDAATLDSTCDCGLPRMAVERGARFELCVDRDCERLDAAVRERFDREWSCPDCDGDLRVLRERTLFLGCENHPDCETTFALPDREVVGICECGLPRVRSDDSTDADESASGAEPAYPADARCLDPDCTETPETV, encoded by the coding sequence GTGACTCGAATCCACGTCTACGCGGGCGACTGCACGACGACCTACCACGGCGGCGACGGCCCGCGCCGAGAGCGCGGCCGCGTCGTGGTGGTCCACAAACCCGACGGGACGCTCCTCGTCCACGACGCGGAGGGGTACCAACCGGTCGCGTGGCTGACCCGCGCGAACGCGGTCCACCGCGAGACCGACGGCGAGGGCGGGTTCGGCCTCGTCGCGGTCAAGGACGGCGAACGCCTCCGAGTCGAGAGCCGCGCCGACGCCGACCACGCGAGCTACGGCGCGACCGCGGCGGGCACCGAGGTCGGCGACTGTCCGGACTGTGCGGGTCTCCTCGTCCGCGCTCGCGGGGCGGTCTCGTGCCTCGACTGTTCGGGCGAGTACGGGCTTCCACGCGACGCCGCGACGCTCGATTCGACCTGCGACTGCGGGCTTCCGCGGATGGCGGTCGAACGCGGCGCGCGCTTCGAACTCTGCGTGGACCGCGACTGCGAGCGACTGGACGCCGCGGTCCGCGAGCGGTTCGACCGCGAGTGGTCGTGTCCCGACTGCGACGGGGACCTGCGAGTCCTGCGCGAGCGGACCCTCTTTCTGGGCTGTGAGAACCATCCCGACTGCGAGACCACGTTCGCGCTTCCCGACCGAGAAGTGGTCGGCATCTGCGAGTGCGGACTCCCGCGCGTCCGGAGCGACGACTCGACGGACGCAGACGAGTCGGCGAGCGGGGCCGAGCCAGCGTACCCGGCCGACGCACGCTGTCTCGACCCCGACTGCACCGAGACACCGGAAACAGTTTGA
- a CDS encoding spondin domain-containing protein has protein sequence MTDDSTEPTRRTAATRTTTSTRRTVLTGVAGVLATAGLAGAQETTTEGGETTEGGETTAGGQTTTESGESDETTTERGETLRFQVRIVNVSEPNALNPEEGEPGPVILSPGAYAVHSPNVELFAPGESASAGLESLAEDGDPSGLGGELEGVEGVLASGAFAEPVAGGEAGPIGPGAAYGFEVEAAPGDRLSFATMFVPSNDLFFAPGPSGIELFRDGDPVAGDVTRRVGLWDAGTEQNEEPGAGENQAPRQSGPDTGPAEDAPVRRIEEVEDGYEYPSVSESIQVLVVPQGGFGGGETEGETTASEGTTAEDETTN, from the coding sequence ATGACCGACGACTCCACAGAGCCGACTCGCAGGACAGCCGCGACGCGCACGACGACTTCGACTCGCAGAACCGTCCTCACCGGCGTCGCGGGGGTGCTGGCCACGGCGGGCCTCGCTGGCGCGCAGGAGACGACCACGGAGGGCGGCGAAACGACGGAAGGCGGTGAAACGACGGCGGGCGGCCAGACGACGACCGAAAGCGGCGAGAGCGACGAGACCACCACCGAGCGCGGCGAGACCCTGCGATTTCAGGTCCGCATCGTGAACGTCTCGGAACCGAACGCGCTGAACCCCGAGGAGGGAGAACCGGGACCGGTAATCCTCTCGCCGGGCGCGTACGCGGTCCACTCGCCCAACGTGGAACTGTTCGCGCCCGGCGAGTCCGCCAGCGCGGGACTGGAGTCGCTCGCGGAGGACGGCGACCCCTCGGGACTCGGCGGGGAACTGGAGGGCGTCGAGGGCGTCCTCGCCAGCGGCGCGTTCGCCGAACCGGTCGCTGGCGGGGAGGCCGGACCCATCGGACCCGGCGCGGCGTACGGCTTCGAGGTCGAGGCCGCGCCGGGCGACCGCCTCTCGTTCGCCACGATGTTCGTGCCGTCGAACGACCTCTTCTTCGCGCCCGGCCCGTCGGGCATCGAACTGTTCCGAGACGGCGACCCCGTCGCGGGCGACGTGACCCGGCGAGTCGGCCTCTGGGACGCCGGGACCGAGCAGAACGAGGAGCCCGGTGCCGGAGAAAATCAGGCTCCTCGGCAGTCCGGCCCGGACACCGGTCCCGCCGAGGACGCGCCGGTCCGGCGCATCGAGGAGGTCGAGGACGGCTACGAGTACCCGAGCGTCTCCGAGTCGATTCAGGTCCTCGTCGTGCCCCAAGGCGGGTTCGGCGGCGGAGAGACGGAGGGCGAAACGACAGCGAGTGAGGGGACTACCGCGGAAGACGAAACGACGAACTGA
- a CDS encoding HAD family hydrolase, translating to MQSTAVLFDMDGVIVNSERYWVETEETDILPAAVDGSPDTSETTGMNFREIYDYLDARHEMTETKAEFVARYEEAARDIYGEEVELMDGFEGLLGDLRGEGRTVALVSSSPHDWIDRVLDRFDLRDGFDRTISAEEIDGKSKPEPDVYEYAAKELGVAPDDCIAVEDSENGVRSAKRAGMQVVGYRNQSDEELDLSEADAVAGSADELREILLSE from the coding sequence GTGCAATCGACGGCTGTGCTGTTCGACATGGACGGCGTCATCGTGAATTCCGAACGCTACTGGGTCGAGACCGAGGAGACCGACATCCTCCCCGCGGCGGTGGACGGGTCGCCCGACACCAGCGAGACGACCGGGATGAACTTCCGGGAGATCTACGACTACCTCGACGCGCGCCACGAGATGACCGAGACGAAAGCCGAGTTCGTCGCCCGCTACGAGGAGGCCGCCCGCGACATCTACGGCGAGGAGGTCGAGTTGATGGACGGGTTCGAGGGTCTCCTCGGGGACCTCCGCGGCGAGGGCCGGACCGTCGCGCTGGTCTCGTCGTCGCCCCACGACTGGATAGACCGCGTCCTCGACCGATTCGACCTGCGCGACGGCTTCGACCGGACGATTAGCGCCGAAGAAATCGACGGCAAGAGCAAGCCCGAACCCGACGTGTACGAGTACGCCGCGAAAGAACTCGGCGTCGCGCCCGACGACTGCATCGCGGTCGAGGACTCGGAGAACGGCGTCCGGTCGGCGAAGCGCGCCGGGATGCAGGTCGTCGGGTACCGCAATCAGTCCGACGAGGAGTTGGACCTCTCGGAGGCCGACGCGGTGGCGGGGTCGGCCGACGAGTTGCGCGAGATACTGCTCTCGGAGTAA
- a CDS encoding DUF7342 family protein, whose amino-acid sequence MTRSDSSDGPPPFESAFSSDDAEQQIYATILQTREPTAASSVAETVGCDPKTARKYLGWFAELGIVTRHEGHPATYERNDSYFEWRRINDLAAKHSVEELQRRVRELSEEIDAYESEYEASTPDEVDALRAADETADASIDDVYADLGEWATARRERRQYERARQQRAGSTEQVSR is encoded by the coding sequence ATGACCCGGTCCGACTCCTCCGACGGACCGCCGCCGTTCGAGAGCGCGTTCAGTAGCGACGATGCCGAGCAACAGATTTACGCGACGATTCTTCAGACTCGTGAGCCGACTGCCGCGAGTTCGGTTGCCGAGACGGTCGGCTGTGACCCGAAAACGGCTCGGAAGTACCTCGGATGGTTCGCGGAACTCGGAATCGTCACGCGACACGAGGGCCACCCGGCCACCTACGAGCGCAACGACTCGTACTTCGAGTGGCGTCGAATCAACGACCTCGCGGCCAAACACTCGGTCGAGGAGCTTCAGCGGCGCGTCCGGGAACTCTCCGAGGAGATAGACGCGTACGAGTCCGAGTACGAAGCGTCCACTCCCGACGAGGTCGATGCGCTCCGAGCCGCCGACGAGACTGCGGACGCGAGTATCGACGACGTGTACGCCGACCTCGGGGAGTGGGCGACCGCACGCCGGGAGCGTCGGCAGTACGAGCGCGCACGCCAGCAGCGCGCCGGGTCTACCGAGCAGGTTTCGAGATAG
- the endA gene encoding tRNA-intron lyase, with protein MDGRLRDDEVVVDGDARQRYYDSSGYGRPLEANSVALSRVEAAYLLFKGDLDGVDGMGFREFLADAGDEIATRFLVYADLRDRGFYLSPAREEWVGSPRSNTDFVVYPRGKGPWDESVLYRVRVVGERADVPADRLGDVVLAVVDEESEITYLETDRADLRGSSATDLPADVPADLLDDRVLVWDPPEELHHRGFYGQPLDDRDENRERALQLSLVEAAYLADEGLLSLGGRTDRPETGAETVRERGREVEGERFDRRLRVYRALRERGVVPKTGFKFGSDFRTYADVESVEELGHSECLVRVLPTDHVFSPRDLALDVRLAHGVRKRMIFALVGPNEEITDWISVGRLTP; from the coding sequence ATGGACGGACGCCTGCGAGACGACGAGGTGGTGGTCGATGGCGACGCCCGCCAGCGATACTACGACTCCAGCGGGTACGGCCGCCCCTTGGAGGCCAACAGCGTCGCGCTCTCGCGCGTCGAAGCGGCCTACCTGCTGTTCAAAGGCGACTTGGACGGTGTGGACGGGATGGGCTTCCGGGAGTTTCTCGCCGACGCGGGCGACGAGATAGCCACGCGATTCCTCGTCTACGCCGACCTGCGAGACCGAGGGTTCTACCTCTCGCCCGCCCGCGAAGAGTGGGTCGGTTCTCCTCGGTCGAACACCGACTTCGTGGTCTACCCCCGCGGCAAGGGACCGTGGGACGAGTCGGTCCTCTACCGCGTCCGCGTCGTCGGCGAGCGCGCGGACGTGCCCGCCGACCGGTTGGGCGACGTGGTGCTGGCGGTCGTGGACGAGGAGAGCGAGATAACCTACCTCGAAACCGACCGAGCGGACCTCCGCGGGAGTTCCGCGACCGACCTCCCTGCGGACGTGCCCGCCGACCTGCTGGACGACCGCGTGCTGGTCTGGGACCCGCCAGAGGAGTTGCACCACCGCGGGTTCTACGGGCAACCGCTGGACGACCGCGACGAGAACCGCGAGCGTGCCCTCCAGTTGTCGCTGGTCGAAGCGGCGTACCTCGCCGACGAGGGACTCCTCTCGCTGGGCGGCCGAACCGACCGTCCGGAGACCGGGGCGGAGACCGTCCGCGAGCGCGGCCGGGAGGTCGAGGGCGAGCGGTTCGACCGCCGACTCCGAGTCTACCGGGCGCTCCGCGAGCGCGGGGTCGTCCCCAAGACCGGGTTCAAGTTCGGGTCGGACTTCCGGACGTACGCCGACGTGGAGTCGGTCGAGGAGTTGGGCCACTCGGAGTGTCTGGTCCGAGTCCTCCCGACGGACCACGTCTTCTCGCCGCGGGACCTCGCGCTGGACGTGCGCCTCGCTCACGGGGTCCGAAAGCGGATGATTTTTGCGCTCGTGGGACCGAACGAGGAGATAACCGACTGGATTTCCGTGGGTCGATTGACCCCCTGA
- a CDS encoding tryptophan--tRNA ligase, translated as MRPDGGTAASGDDETTLDPWGSATVSDYRKLFEEFGIEEFEEVLPEVPDPHYLMRRGVIFGHRDYRRVADAMVNDEPFAALSGFMPTGDPHIGHKLVFDEIIWHQQQGGDAYALIADLEAHSARGLTWDEIDEHARDYLLSLLALGFDPEEGTLYRQSGDREVQDLAFELGSEANFSELENIYGFSGETSVSHMQSVVTQMADILYPQLDEPKPTVIPVGPDQDPHVRLARDLAARMGYFGVTKAYASFEADEAERELLAAAYAALSEELDENQTVRCEDAADWIADEMAPDDARESAMSKLREAGKEPLRPRVRFLDRNATEEAFESLIDAVEGEKRVFDEHIDAFDLSREAAEQLAREVELDHGGYGFVAPSSLYHRFMTGLTGGKMSSSVPASHISLLDDPEEGYDKVKAATTGGRETAEKQRELGGEADECPVYELYAYLLAGDDDEFAKEVYDECVGGERLCGDCKEQAAQLMEEFLADHQEKREEVEDLLEEADIELDSPRKQK; from the coding sequence ATGCGACCTGACGGTGGCACTGCCGCGAGCGGCGACGACGAGACGACCCTCGACCCGTGGGGGTCCGCGACCGTCTCGGACTACCGGAAGCTGTTCGAGGAGTTCGGCATCGAGGAGTTCGAGGAAGTGCTTCCGGAGGTGCCCGACCCCCACTACCTGATGCGTAGGGGTGTCATCTTCGGCCATCGGGACTACCGACGGGTCGCCGACGCGATGGTCAACGACGAACCGTTCGCGGCGCTCTCGGGGTTCATGCCGACGGGCGACCCCCACATCGGGCACAAGCTCGTCTTCGACGAAATTATCTGGCACCAACAGCAGGGCGGGGACGCATACGCCCTCATCGCCGACCTCGAAGCTCACAGCGCCCGCGGGCTGACGTGGGACGAGATAGACGAACACGCCCGCGACTACCTGCTGAGTCTGCTGGCGCTCGGGTTCGACCCCGAGGAGGGCACCCTCTACCGCCAGTCGGGCGACCGCGAGGTGCAGGATTTGGCCTTCGAGTTGGGGTCGGAAGCCAACTTCTCGGAGTTGGAGAACATCTACGGCTTCTCGGGCGAGACCAGCGTCTCGCACATGCAGAGCGTCGTGACCCAGATGGCCGACATCCTCTACCCCCAACTGGACGAACCCAAGCCGACAGTCATCCCGGTCGGTCCCGACCAAGACCCCCACGTCAGGTTGGCGCGGGACCTCGCGGCCCGGATGGGCTACTTCGGCGTCACGAAGGCGTACGCGAGTTTCGAGGCCGACGAAGCGGAGCGCGAACTCCTCGCGGCGGCGTACGCCGCGCTCTCGGAGGAGCTTGACGAAAACCAGACGGTCCGCTGTGAAGACGCCGCCGACTGGATAGCCGACGAGATGGCTCCCGACGACGCCCGCGAGAGCGCAATGTCGAAGCTCCGGGAAGCTGGCAAGGAACCGCTCCGACCGCGGGTCCGGTTCCTCGACCGGAACGCGACCGAGGAGGCGTTCGAGTCGCTCATCGACGCCGTGGAGGGCGAGAAGCGCGTGTTCGACGAACACATCGACGCCTTCGACCTCTCGCGCGAGGCGGCCGAACAGTTGGCCCGCGAGGTCGAACTCGACCACGGCGGCTACGGCTTCGTCGCGCCCTCGTCGCTCTACCACCGGTTCATGACCGGGCTGACCGGCGGGAAGATGTCCTCGTCGGTCCCGGCGAGTCACATCAGCCTGCTGGACGACCCCGAGGAGGGCTACGACAAGGTGAAAGCCGCGACCACGGGCGGCCGAGAGACCGCCGAGAAACAGCGCGAACTCGGCGGGGAGGCCGACGAGTGTCCGGTGTACGAACTGTACGCCTACCTGCTGGCGGGCGACGACGACGAGTTCGCCAAGGAAGTCTACGACGAGTGTGTCGGCGGCGAACGCCTCTGTGGCGACTGCAAGGAGCAGGCCGCCCAGTTGATGGAGGAGTTCCTCGCGGACCACCAAGAGAAGCGCGAGGAGGTCGAAGACCTGCTGGAGGAGGCCGACATCGAGTTGGACAGTCCGCGAAAGCAAAAATAA
- a CDS encoding molybdopterin-dependent oxidoreductase, which yields MNVSREETATAASAGVCGVAGSFALAGRTPEFVAAPVSALVVDLTPGVVTTAAIRGLGDWGHRLAFGLALALTAGLLAAVALGAVRLGGRSEVPYTSVAAGGGAGWLLALAATGTPTASLAVAGPMAAVLAVGERGWAVGRDAGPSRVSTSRRKAIAALGAVAGFAGFSAYRGADITGVEPGPIADVTDEETQREADDLLGRADEQSLGVSGLSGLVTPTDEFYEVDVNNVNPNPSDGKWDLSVTGEVEREVTFDFEELTQLNVENRFVTLRCVGESLNGEKMDTAVWTGVSVSDLLDEASPDGSGTCCVLVRAVDGYYQEFPLGALEDAFLAVGMNGRRLPRGHGYPARLLVPGHWGEINVKWVSEIEILGEEQQGYWEKRGWHGTGPVNTVAKLHAVNRLGETTDGSSGGATRMQVAGHAYAGTRGIRKVEVSTDGGETWTEADLSEPLPGEDVWRQWRYEWVAEPGDHEVVVRATDGEGTLQPEEFAQPFPSGATGWVSRTVGV from the coding sequence GTGAACGTTTCGCGCGAAGAGACCGCGACGGCCGCGAGCGCCGGCGTCTGTGGAGTCGCCGGGTCGTTCGCCCTCGCGGGGCGGACCCCCGAGTTCGTCGCCGCCCCGGTCTCCGCGCTCGTCGTGGACCTCACGCCGGGCGTCGTGACCACGGCCGCGATTCGGGGCCTCGGCGACTGGGGCCACCGCCTCGCGTTCGGCCTCGCGCTCGCGCTCACCGCGGGACTGCTCGCGGCGGTCGCGCTCGGCGCGGTCCGACTCGGCGGTCGCTCGGAAGTTCCCTACACCTCGGTCGCCGCTGGCGGCGGAGCGGGGTGGCTCCTCGCACTTGCGGCGACCGGCACACCGACGGCGTCGCTCGCCGTCGCGGGACCGATGGCCGCGGTCCTCGCGGTCGGCGAGCGCGGGTGGGCGGTCGGCCGCGACGCCGGACCGTCCCGCGTCTCGACCTCGCGGCGAAAGGCCATCGCCGCACTCGGCGCGGTCGCCGGGTTCGCGGGCTTCTCGGCGTACCGCGGCGCTGACATCACCGGCGTCGAACCCGGACCAATCGCCGACGTGACCGACGAGGAGACCCAACGTGAAGCCGACGATCTCCTCGGGCGGGCCGACGAGCAGTCGCTCGGCGTCTCGGGGTTGTCGGGTCTCGTCACCCCCACCGACGAGTTCTACGAGGTGGACGTGAACAACGTGAACCCGAACCCGAGCGACGGCAAGTGGGACCTCTCGGTGACGGGCGAAGTCGAGCGGGAGGTGACGTTCGATTTCGAGGAGCTAACCCAACTGAACGTCGAGAACCGATTCGTCACCCTGCGGTGCGTCGGCGAGTCGCTCAACGGCGAGAAGATGGACACCGCGGTCTGGACCGGCGTGTCCGTGAGCGACCTGCTGGACGAGGCGAGTCCCGACGGCTCGGGGACCTGCTGTGTGCTGGTCCGGGCGGTGGACGGCTACTATCAGGAGTTCCCCCTCGGCGCGCTCGAAGACGCCTTCCTCGCCGTCGGCATGAACGGGCGGCGACTTCCGCGCGGGCACGGCTACCCCGCGAGGCTCCTCGTGCCGGGCCACTGGGGTGAAATCAACGTCAAGTGGGTCTCGGAAATCGAGATTCTCGGCGAGGAGCAACAGGGCTACTGGGAGAAGCGCGGGTGGCACGGCACCGGCCCCGTCAACACCGTCGCCAAACTCCACGCCGTGAATCGACTGGGCGAGACGACCGACGGGTCGTCCGGCGGAGCGACGAGGATGCAGGTCGCGGGCCACGCCTACGCGGGCACGCGAGGTATCCGGAAAGTGGAGGTCTCGACCGACGGCGGCGAGACGTGGACCGAGGCCGACCTCTCGGAGCCGCTTCCCGGCGAGGACGTGTGGCGACAGTGGCGCTACGAGTGGGTCGCCGAACCGGGCGACCACGAGGTCGTCGTGCGCGCGACCGACGGTGAGGGGACCCTGCAACCCGAGGAGTTCGCCCAACCGTTCCCGAGCGGCGCGACTGGGTGGGTCTCCCGGACGGTCGGGGTGTAG